Part of the Saccharomyces paradoxus chromosome XI, complete sequence genome, AAATGGGGCACCGTGTACATACATCCGATGctaaaagataaagaagtGTCCTTAGCTGGGGTATGTGAGTTTTCGTTGGACGTTGACCCCGATCGGGAGTATCCACTAATTAACATCAATGTCAATCACCAGTACATTATAATCGAGGGCTTCCTTCTATACTTGAATGAAATGAAGCTCTGTAAGTGGGACGATAACAATTTAAGAGCACAGATTGGCTTAGCGGGGTGGACCTATTTGAGAAGGTTTTACAATCCGGTGAGCCTAGACATACTTTACAGTTTAAACtcaaattattattttgtgaAAGATGATCAGCTATTTCAATTATTAGGAAAGAGGATTTTTGTTAAATTTTGTAAAGTAATGGAAAACGGAAAGGACGGTAAAGCCCCTGTGTGGTACTGTGCGAGGACAACAACTGCAAAAGCTACACATATAGGGTATGTCTTGCCAAATACAGCAACACTAGACTCCctcaaaaataagaaaaatgctTTTAGGTTTATTGTTAGAGAAAACCCGATCGTTGACGATAAAACCTCCAACCTGACCTATCCGGATATAAGAAAACAGCTGTTTACTGAAGTAGAGGTTGTAAAGAGAGAAATCTCATCATATATTTCTCAAATAGAAAATCAGCTCACGCAACATAATGAccaagaggaaaaaaataacatcaGAGTGAGTAAGGTTTCTGGAGAAATACTAGATCAAATTCCTAATTTTCCTGTATCCAAAGTCGCCTTGTTGTTGATTTCTGCTGGTGAGGATAGAAGTTATATTGAACTAGTTGAGGAGTTAGCAAGaagattggaaaaaatgaccATAGAAAAAACCACACAATCTCTAGAGGATGTAAGAGATACTTTTCAGGCAAATTCTGAGATGCAAGCCAAGTTTGATAAGGAGTATTATCAGAGCATCGAAGAATACAAATTCACTCTCGAACTTATTAAAGAAGACCTTTTGATCGTACTAGTAAAACaactaaaaaatatacgGGTCCCTGAGGAAGAGtggaagaaagaagagtATGTTTCTCCGAGGTTCTTAGTAGCGGATGGATTTTTAATCGATCTGGCGGAAGAAAACCCAATTAATCCAAAGGACCCCCGTTTATTGACACTGCTTAAAGATTACCAGCGTGACATGATTTCCCAAACGAACCTGGTTGAGTGGAATGACCTCAAAAAATGTCAGGATCCCATCCCACTGCAAGCTAAATCcttatttaaattttgtaaacaaataaagaaaaaatttctacGAGATGCGGACTTCAAGCTACATGTACTACCTACAGAAGCAAATTTGACGGATGGGCGAATGACAGTTCTGTGTTCCTGCGTTCCTATTCGTTTCGATGATAACACTGTCCGATATCTGTATGATGACAGCATTATTCctgaatttgaaacaaCACCGCCATATGCACCAAAACAGTCACATCGTACATGGAGAGAGTGTTTGCAAAAGGACCCTGAGCTCGTTTTCCAGGAGGCCCTTAAGCGCATGCGACTTTTAACAGCTTACGAAGAATTGAGAAGAAACTATATTGCGGCGTTCGAGGAACTAAGTACGGCAAATTACAATGACTAGGCAGTTGCTGGGATTATGACTCATTCATCCCAACTAATACACAGGATGATGATGTCTCATTATGATCAGGCCAAATAAGTGTTTTACGGATTCGCCCATGACATAATTGTTTGACAGACATTGGCTTTTAGTTTCCTGATTAGCTGAGTGTCTCAAGCCGTACTACGGCTCCGATGAAAGTATATTATGTGGAGGTTAGtatagaaaataataataatagatATTGTAACAAATGGTTATAATTGCTCTTTTGTTGACTGACTTTTATTGGAAGGTTTTCATTCTTTGATCTTAAAATTGGTGTCGAAATTGCGATCAGTTTATAGTAATTGTGACACGCTCAAAGCATTCCGGAATTTTTGGATGCCAACTTGTACCGATTCCGTTTGTCAATTTGACTATGACGGACTAGTGTGTTGGAAAAGATACTAAACTATGGTAATAAAAGTTatatgaaagaaatattaaGCTGAAGAGAATAGAAATTATATACTAGTCAATATTTAACATTTCGGGACGCTCATGTTCTTAATCCAGGTAAATTGGATCCAAACTTTGCTTCAGGTCACATTCTCAGCTTTTTGCAAATATATCTCCGccaaaaagattttatgTTAAGTTCGCGAACAAGAACATCCTAATAAAAACCAAACTTATAAGTAGTGAAGTACCGATGATAGGTAGTTGGTCCTCTACGCCGAATTTCATGAACAGTATATCACCTAAATACTGGATCGTTTTAAGAAATTACATTTATCATATAACCGAAACCCATCAGCGTATCCACAATAACTTCTGAATTTTGTCAATAGCATAAACTGGTACTGCACAACGGAAACATTTGGGTATAAACGGATACATAAAGAGAAATctagaagaagattcaAGAATTGGATTGCTTAGAAAAAGGTTGAACACGAACCAGCCAGTCCGCAAGAAATAATATATGTCTCCGTGGTTCCTAAACCAAACCAAGAGGCTTCCTGGCCAGTGacagaaaggaaaaaaattgctttTCTGGCTGTATTTGAATCAGATCTAGCATTcagtaagaaaaaataacaaagtCGGTCCTTCCTTCAAGCGTCAGCTTCCTTTAAAATATCAGCGCCCCTTTTTGGTAAACCATTATTATTGCCATCGGCTTGTTGATCAGGAGAAAAAAACGAAGTCATAGCAACAGCGGTATTGTAAAATGATCATACGAAGGCATCGCTAACCTTCTGAATTTACCGTTTTCAgttctatttcttcaaagtcGATGTTCAGTTTGAGAATTTACTCTCCCTCAGTTATCATAAGATCTCAAAATACGTGGCTAATGACGCCTTCCTGAATTTCGATCTCATCAGGAACACGCTGACCGAAAAGTAGCCAATTACCTATAAATGTAGATTTCGACTATTATATCATAATCAGTGTTTAGTTGTGCCAAACCGTATCCTTTTTGGGCACATACATTTCACACTCCGATGCCGTTAACATTGTCATTATTTGTTAAGGGTAAAATACCTTCTCTGTTCCTATTAATTCTATTAGATACGTTTCTTCGCATCTTATATAAAGAAGAGCTTATAGAGGTTATGTGACTACTCCGCCTTTCCGCTGGTTAATTAATGCTTTATCCGAGTTTCTTCCACTATTTTGTCGAGCAAGTATGAAATCATCCACTTTAACTCCATCACTAAAGAAGCTGTTCCTGCCACAGTGAAATTTAAACATAGATGTTGCGCGGTACTAAAAATTGGTTAAAATTCCCAGACTTGATTACCGCTATACATTACATCTTTTAAATATCTGGTACTACTATAATATTGACAGCAGCACTACCCATACTGACATTGGCATTCCATTGGATATTACCAAAACTTTAAATTATGGGAAgttacttttcaaaagttacTAGAGAAAGCATTCGGGAAATTTAGACACAGATAAATCAAGTTTAAGTCAAATGTCTTCATATCACGAATTTAAAGGTTcgatgttatttttttgtgtaCCTCAATTGTTACCAAAACATTACctaataaaaaatagaaaagttTAGGAGTTATCAAATTATCATACGGTGCAGAACGCAGAGAGTCCACCCGACAGCAGTAGTATGCAGAGTTAGAAAAGAGACTAGAAAGGAGACaagaaagacaaaattCTCAGTtctgtaaaatttttactttcaaaaCATATGAGCTAGAAGCCTCGTATATTTATGATCCTTCCCAAAGTTATGGCCTAATACTTAGAAAAATATCCTCCACAAGCAAAATGACGGCGCAATATCTTTTCTGCCTCAATCAGTTTTGTATAGATGACTCATGAAAGGGGCTCGAACATCAAACTCAAACGGAAGACGCATAATTCCTCATCAACATTAATACTTATGTTCTCCTCAATCTgatgccaaaaaaaaaatcatacaAAGAACTTACTAGACTCAGAAATTTGCAGGTTTCAGATGCAATCACTCAGCAGTCTCGTTAGCATGATTGATAACACATTATGAGCATCATCATCTGAGAGGTTTCCTTCATTTTTAGTTACAAGCATGGAGACACAAGTCAACGTGTTCCAACATTGACTGAGAAAAGGTAGCGGCCTTCCAGACTACTCTTTCTTCGgttgaatatttcaaacAGCAAGAATGATAAACACGCTGCCCAACTAGTTATAAAGGCTTTTAACGGTAATTGAACCGTTAAACCAGGAGTGTTTTATTACCCAATTAGAGCGAGAGTCTTTTATTccttaaattttttatttcaatatttttgtattccaAGACTACTTTGTCCCAAAGACCCGTATGCGTCGTTTGCGGTCGGTATCAGTCCAATAAGTCAGACAGTCTCAACTCCGAAGTCTCTCAGTTCCTAGACGTGATTTTCATTTACAAAGTGTCATAGAACCccaaaaaacaaaagtagGACCGGTTTGTTGGAGTTTATCGATATACTGATTTGGTAACGTGAGGGTAGCGAAATAAATgtacttttattttttcgaGAATAAGCCAGAGAATGCTAGAATGTTTTCACGTTTATCAATAcacgaaaaagaaaatctggAGCCAATGAACATCGCATCTATCGTTCGGATGTGGAGAGCTTGCTAAAAATATCCTTCTATATACCGGTAGAACACAAATTGCTCATAGTATACTTACATCTGTCACGCTTCACCTTTACGGCGGTTGATAGTAGaatgtttcaaaaaaatcgaGGAACCATTGTCATCGCATAAAGCTGGCGAATTTCAGGCACGTAATCGACTTACAACTCTCCATCTGTTTCCTCATGAAAGAACTGTTATGTTAGCCAGCCCTGAACTTCTTATTTTGGAAGGACCCTCAACTCAATTTCAAATAGACTACAGACTTCACTTTCTACGGTTGGTTCTTCgaaaatctttttcaatgtatATCGCCTGCTACATTGCCTATTGCGTTGCCTTTGCGGGTAAACCTTATTTTCGACAAACCTTTTTTTGGATTAGagtttaaaaaattttcttcgttttccACAAAATTGCGCAGCTTTAAACTTCCAGAATGTTTCACACGAAATATCTCAGCTCTGCATTTCGTTTTTTTCCACAGTTTCGGCAGcagaaaaatattacaTCACTACGAATGACGACTTATGGTGTCAGTTTCATAATTTCACGCACTAAAGTTAGTTTCCCCTTTTGTTGAAGACTTTAGGAAGTGCAGCCCTGAAGCGACGTGTGATGAATAGAAAGAATGTTCATGCCTCAGGATTATTGTACAATTCGTTAGATTTGCTAGAGCGCGTCTTATAGTAATCGTGCAGTAAACTTTGTAATACAGTTCCAGTCCACTTTATCATTGTGATGTTTTACcagattcaaaattttgtcACACGGAAGcttgttttcctttatgGTCGTTTTCAGGAATTATGCTTTACTTCGATTTAGAAGGGCATAACAAACGGAAAGAATGCGTACGCTACAGAGTTTTGTACTCCGTCACGTGTATAGAAAACGCGTCGGACAGTAGTTGTGCACTAAGCGTGTTATAGCAATTAACTGTTTCGCTTTTAAGGTTGTTTGGTATCTATCCACACCGTGGAAAGAGTAAGAGAATATCCAAATGGGCTTCTGCTTGGATGTTTTTTTCGATAAGGCGTGCATGTCAATAGTAGAATAAGCTCACTGAAAATATATTTCCTTGTGAAGAATGATTCATGactgaaatttttgacgTTCTTCTCTGTCAAATGCAACTAccaaaatatata contains:
- the SIR1 gene encoding Sir1p (Protein involved in silencing at mating-type loci HML and HMR~similar to YKR101W); the protein is MVINNIREMLEMNARLAVIDGWLVDVVKRKPINFWSPEIRLLLPNDDDYKKLSQQNLVDWTRLKKDSNSVLVGVRSIELFKHINLVLREFFLLEDGRIILKRIRGKLHYKVIKTFACRCCRLYLPKWGTVYIHPMLKDKEVSLAGVCEFSLDVDPDREYPLININVNHQYIIIEGFLLYLNEMKLCKWDDNNLRAQIGLAGWTYLRRFYNPVSLDILYSLNSNYYFVKDDQLFQLLGKRIFVKFCKVMENGKDGKAPVWYCARTTTAKATHIGYVLPNTATLDSLKNKKNAFRFIVRENPIVDDKTSNLTYPDIRKQLFTEVEVVKREISSYISQIENQLTQHNDQEEKNNIRVSKVSGEILDQIPNFPVSKVALLLISAGEDRSYIELVEELARRLEKMTIEKTTQSLEDVRDTFQANSEMQAKFDKEYYQSIEEYKFTLELIKEDLLIVLVKQLKNIRVPEEEWKKEEYVSPRFLVADGFLIDLAEENPINPKDPRLLTLLKDYQRDMISQTNLVEWNDLKKCQDPIPLQAKSLFKFCKQIKKKFLRDADFKLHVLPTEANLTDGRMTVLCSCVPIRFDDNTVRYLYDDSIIPEFETTPPYAPKQSHRTWRECLQKDPELVFQEALKRMRLLTAYEELRRNYIAAFEELSTANYND